The following nucleotide sequence is from Kineobactrum salinum.
AACGAGGCGGCCGAGCTGATGGGCCGTTATCTGCAGGAACAGAGCGTCATCCAGTTTCTGCTGCTCAGCCTGCAGCGCGGGGATTCCGGACACTACCACTGGCGCTTCAATTATTCCGCGCTGCGAGATCATTACCAGCAGCTGCGAGCCGGCTTGCCGGCCGAGACGCCCTTCAATGGCCGGGTACTGTTCGTCAAGGGCGGCGATTCCGACTATATCCAGCCCCAGTACCGAGAGGCCATCGAACAGCGTTTTCCCGAGGCCCTGATCCAGGAGATGGAGGGCTGCGGTCACTGGCTTCATGTTGAGAAACCGCGTCTGTTCAACCAGATCGTCGGCGATTTCCTCGACGGCTGAACAGGCCCAGGAAGGATTGTGTATTTTACCCTTGGAGAAATAGTGGCGGTGTTGGGGTTCGGCGCTCTCTGCGTCTGGTTCCTGGCATCCATCCGTGTGCGCGAGCTGGCGGTGCAGGCAGTTGCCCGCGCCGGTGAGCGTGACGACTTCCAATTGCTGGATCAAACGGTGCATCTAAACCGGCTTTCGCTGAGCCGCGACGAGCGCGGTCGCTGGCGGGTGTGGCGACAATACCGGTTCGACTACAGCTTCGACGGTGTGCAGCGGCATCAGGGCTTTGTCATCATGCTGGGCCAGCGGCTGCAGGCCGTGGTCGTGCGTGAGCCCGATCCTACCTTGCATTGAAGGCGAGCACTGCTTTGGGATGATGCCTGACGGGCTGCGGTAAAAACAGTACAGCCTGTATCATTGCCCGCTTAGAGCAGGCGCAGGACCACGCTCAGGCCGAGCACTATCAGCAGTATGCCGAAGATCTTGTCGACCAGCCGGGCACTGCGTTGCAGACGCTGCAGCACCGGCCCGGTGGCGATCAGCAGGGCTACCAGCGCATACCAGAGCGTGTCCGTAGTGG
It contains:
- a CDS encoding DUF3301 domain-containing protein; amino-acid sequence: MYFTLGEIVAVLGFGALCVWFLASIRVRELAVQAVARAGERDDFQLLDQTVHLNRLSLSRDERGRWRVWRQYRFDYSFDGVQRHQGFVIMLGQRLQAVVVREPDPTLH